One genomic segment of Parus major isolate Abel chromosome 23, Parus_major1.1, whole genome shotgun sequence includes these proteins:
- the KCNQ4 gene encoding potassium voltage-gated channel subfamily KQT member 4 produces the protein MAGAAGGERRAALTAVRTEGSGTPGSGTPPPPPPPRRRGLLAGPRPGAAPRPAGAPRCCRRRLQNCLYNVLERPRGWAFIYHVFITVSWGSLAVPVPPPTLCPCRFLLVFSCLVLSVFSTIQEHQKLANECLFILEFVMIVVFGMEYIIRVWAAGCCCRYRGWRGRFRFARKPFCVIGTGWGSGRRNLASPTHPLSFAVPSDFIVFIASVAVIAAGTQGNIFATSALRSMRFLQILRMVRMDRRGGTWKLLGSVVYAHSKVRKSLRVHPPTRPRARLTRGAPQELITAWYIGFLVLIFASFLVYLAEKDANVQFATYADSLWWGTVTLTTIGYGDKAPQTWLGRMLAAGFALLGISFFALPAGILGSGFALKVQEQHRQKHFEKRRTPAANLIQAAWRLYSTDVSRVYLTATWCYYDSLLPAFRELVLMFEHLYRVCNGGFRNSEVKKRPDRAPPPYHSFTPAQKSFSLAMCSGESWNEEDAQPHKCLRLSNKMGIKERIRLSSSQRQGSRGRQQHLGPPLHRSPSTEDVTEASSPTKVQKSWSFNDRTRFRASLRLKPRTPAEADCPPEDSGEERSSPCDLTFEDIMPAVKTLIRAVRILKFLVAKRKFKETLRPYDVKDVIEQYSAGHLDMLGRIKSLQTRVDQIVGRDRALPADKKVREKGEKPALEGELVDELSMMGRVVKVERQVRSIEHKLDLLLGLYSQCLRKGSTNSFSLAAVRVPPGEPDITSDYHSPVDHEDISVSAQTLSISRSASANMD, from the exons ATGgccggggcggcgggcggggagcggcgggcgGCGCTGACGGCGGTGCGGACGGAGGGCTCGGGGACCCCCGGCAGCGGGacccccccgccgccgcccccgccccgccgccggggGCTGCTGGCGGGGCCGCGCCCCGGAGCCGCCCCCCGGCCCGCCGGGGCCCcgcgctgctgccgccgccgcctccaGAACTGCCTCTACAACGTGCTGGAGCGGCCTCGCGGCTGGGCTTTCATCTACCACGTCTTCAT CACCGTGAGCTGGGGttccctggctgtccctgtgcccccacCGACACTTTGTCCTTGCAGATTCCTCCTCGTCTTCAGCTGCCTGGTGCTGTCGGTCTTCTCCACCATCCAGGAGCACCAGAAATTGGCCAACGAGTGCCTCTTCATCCTG GAATTCGTGATGATCGTGGTGTTCGGTATGGAGTACATCATCCGCGTGTGGGCCGcgggctgctgctgccgctaCCGCGGCTGGCGCGGCCGCTTTCGCTTCGCCAGGAAACCCTTCTGCGTGATAGGTACGGGGTGGGGTTCAGGACGGAGGAATTTGGCATCACCCACGCACCCCTTGAGCTTCGCTGTCCCCTCAGATTTCATCGTCTTCATCGCCTCGGTGGCCGTCATCGCCGCGGGCACGCAGGGCAACATCTTCGCCACGTCGGCGCTGCGCAGCATGCGCTTCCTGCAGATCCTGCGCATGGTGCGCATGGACCGCCGCGGCGGCACCTGGAAGCTCCTGGGCTCCGTGGTCTACGCCCACAGCAAGGTGAGAAAAAGCCTCCGGGTACATCCCCCGACACGTCCCCGAGCGCGTCTGACCCGCGGCGCCCCGCAGGAGCTCATCACCGCCTGGTACATCGGCTTCCTCGTGCTCATCTTCGCCTCCTTCCTCGTTTACCTGGCCGAGAAGGACGCCAATGTGCAGTTCGCCACCTACGCCGATTCCCTCTGGTGGGGCACG GTGACCCTGACCACCATCGGCTACGGGGACAAGGCACCGCAGACGTGGCTGGGCCGGATGCTGGCAGCCGGATTCGCCCTGCTCGGCATCTCCTTCTTCGCCCTGCCCGCG gggatCCTGGGCTCCGGCTTCGCCCTCAAAGTGCAGGAGCAGCATCGGCAGAAGCACTTTGAGAAGAGGCGGACTCCGGCGGCCAACCTGATCCAG GCTGCCTGGCGCCTGTACTCCACGGATGTCAGCCGCGTGTACTTGACGGCCACGTGGTGTTACTACGACAGCCTCCTGCCCGCCTTCAG AGAGCTGGTCCTTATGTTTGAGCATTTGTACCGGGTTTGCAACGGAGGATTTAGGAATTCAGAGGTGAAAAAACGGCCTGACAGAGCCCCACCGCCCTATCACTCCTTCACCCCTGCCCAGAAAAGCTTCAGCCTGGCCATGTGTTCAGGGGAAAG CTGGAATGAGGAGGACGCGCAGCCCCACAAGTGTTTACGCCTCAG CAACAAGATGGGCATCAAGGAGCGGATCcggctgagcagctcccagcgcCAGGGCAGCCGCGGCcggcagcagcacctggggccGCCCCTGCACCGCTCCCCCAGCACCGAGGATGTCACCGAGGCCTCCAGCCCCACCAAGGTGCAGAAAAGCTGGAGCTTCAATGACCGCACCCGGTTCCGAGCATCCCTGAGGCTGAAGCCGCGGACCCCGGCTGAGG CTGACTGCCCGCCGGAGGACAGTGGCGAGGAGAGGAGCTCCCCCTGTGACCTGACCTTCGAGGACATCATGCCGGCAGTGAAGACCCTCATCCGGGCTGTCAG gatcCTCAAGTTCCTGGTGGCCAAGAGGAAGTTCAAGGAGACCTTGCGTCCCTACGATGTCAAGGATGTCATTGAGCAGTACTCGGCCGGACACCTGGACATGCTGGGCAGGATCAAGAGCCTGCAGACGCG tgTGGACCAGATCGTGGGCAGGGATCGGGCGCTCCCTGCGGATAAGAAGGTTCGGGAGAAGGGGGAGAAGCCGGCGCTGGAGGGGGAGCTGGTGGACGAGCTCAGCATGATGGGGCGCGTGGTCAAAGTGGAGCGGCAG GTGCGATCCATCGAGCACAAGCTGGACCTGCTGCTTGGCCTCTACTCGCAGTGCCTCCGCAAGGGCTCCACCAACTCCTTCAGCCTGGCCGCAGTGCGGGTCCCACCCGGAGAGCCCGACATCACCTCCGACTACCACAGCCCCGTGGACCACGAGGACATCTCTGTGTCTGCTCAGACCCTCAGCATCTCCAGGTCGGCCAGCGCCAACATGGACTGA